The Hornefia porci genome contains the following window.
ATTACAGACCGCCACGCCATATTTTGTCGCCGCGGCCACATCTATGTTGTCCACCCCGACGCCATACCGCACAATCAGCTTCAGCTCCGGAGACAGCGCCGCAATAACTCTTTCCGTAAACGGCGCATACTGATTGAGCATCACCTCGCCGCCTCTGCATTCCCGGATCAGATCCTCTTCACTTCTGCAGCAAAGATAGTCGAACCCGATCCCTGCTTCGCGGAGCACCGCTCGTTCGATGTTGATGCTGCTGTGATCACAATCTGTGATGATGACTTTGTTCATGCTCCCTCACTTTCTCCGCTCTGTTCCGGTGCTCTCACCGTCCGCACGATGTCTGACGCCTCCGCGCTCAGACGGCGGATCTCATCAAAATTCCCTGCATCTATCATATCCGCTCTGCACATCCAGCTTCCGCCGACAGCCAGGATCCGCTCAAATGCAATATACTCCGCCAGATTGGCCGCGCTGATTCCGCCGGTCGGCATAAAGGAAAGGTCTCCGTATGGCGCAGCGAGAGCTTTCAGCATAGCGAGGCCTCCCGCAGGCTCAGCCGGGAAAAACTTCACTGTCCGCAGGCCCGCCGCAATTGCCTTCTCGATAGCATAGGTATCCATGCATCCCGGAAAGATCGGAATATCGTTCGCTATGCAATATTCCATGACCGGCTCATTCAGCCCCGGCGTCACGATGAACTGTGCTCCGGCCTTCACTGCAGCCTCTGCCTGCTCCACGGTCATCACAGTTCCGGCTCCCGTCAGCATTTCCGGACGTTCCGCACATATACGCCTGATCGCCTCCAGTCCCGCGGGCGTTCTCAGCGTCACCTCCGCACACCGTAGCCCTCCGCCGGCCAGAGCGTCTGCCAGCGCCACAGCATGCTCCGCATCGTGCAGTACGACTACGGGTACAACTCCATTTTCTCTGATTACATTCATGATATCCATTTATTGTTCCTCCCTTTGTTCATAGAGATATCTGGCTCCCAGCGCGGCCAGCGGATACGCCTCGTCTGCGTCAAGCTCCACATGCGGGAAATCCCCGTCTGCCGTCAGCAGATCATAAAACGCCCGGCACACGGGGCTGCTGCCGGCGATAATGATTCGCACATCTCCGTTTCCGTCAGGCAGTCTCGATTTTTTCAGAAACTCCACATCTCCGGCCAGCACTGCACCCAGGAGATAACTGCGCATACCCCCTCCGGATGTTTCCGTGAACAGTTCCTGCAGGCGCACCAGAAAAAGCGTCCTGGTCAGGCCCTCCTCCATGGCGTCCCGGTATCCCCGGCGCAAACAGGAAAAATCATACTCCTCTGCCGACATAAAACGTTTCTCCAGTGAATCAGCCAGAATCGTGTTCATGGTAACCGCCTCAATCAGTTCCCCGGAAAGCGTCGTTTTGCAGCCGCAGAGCACTCCGTCCGCACTGACATAGATATACTTGTTATGAGAACCCGGCAGAACGAATACCGTGTCCTGTCCGGTCCCGTAACGCCGGATCAGGCCGAACACCTCCGTTTCCTCTCCCCTCATGATATCGAAGTCTCGGAGCTCGTCGCCGCGCATCGGTGCTCCCGCGTGATTTTTCAATCCGGGAACAAAGAATATTTCGTGCTCTGTCACCTCCGGCACAGTGCTCCGCACCATCTGCCGCGGATAATCCTTAAGGCGGACCGGCGCAGTCAGATGAGGCACCTCACAGATTCCGAGATTACAGGTCAGCATGCCGCTGGCGACGACAGCCCCGATACTGGTCTCCTCAACACAGTTTCTCTCCAGAATCTCTGTGAGCATTCTGCGGATCGTCTGCTTCCAGATCAT
Protein-coding sequences here:
- the eda gene encoding bifunctional 4-hydroxy-2-oxoglutarate aldolase/2-dehydro-3-deoxy-phosphogluconate aldolase, which translates into the protein MDIMNVIRENGVVPVVVLHDAEHAVALADALAGGGLRCAEVTLRTPAGLEAIRRICAERPEMLTGAGTVMTVEQAEAAVKAGAQFIVTPGLNEPVMEYCIANDIPIFPGCMDTYAIEKAIAAGLRTVKFFPAEPAGGLAMLKALAAPYGDLSFMPTGGISAANLAEYIAFERILAVGGSWMCRADMIDAGNFDEIRRLSAEASDIVRTVRAPEQSGESEGA
- a CDS encoding 2-dehydro-3-deoxygalactonokinase, whose protein sequence is MAEYMVTIDGGTTRTRLCLWKGEELADTVRADVGARTCAVNGDTMIWKQTIRRMLTEILERNCVEETSIGAVVASGMLTCNLGICEVPHLTAPVRLKDYPRQMVRSTVPEVTEHEIFFVPGLKNHAGAPMRGDELRDFDIMRGEETEVFGLIRRYGTGQDTVFVLPGSHNKYIYVSADGVLCGCKTTLSGELIEAVTMNTILADSLEKRFMSAEEYDFSCLRRGYRDAMEEGLTRTLFLVRLQELFTETSGGGMRSYLLGAVLAGDVEFLKKSRLPDGNGDVRIIIAGSSPVCRAFYDLLTADGDFPHVELDADEAYPLAALGARYLYEQREEQ